Proteins from a single region of Cytophagaceae bacterium:
- a CDS encoding VCBS repeat-containing protein has product MKKYLILLILIPGAFLGCKKQNQDALFELLDSSETGINFSNDIRNSENFNIFNYRNFYNGGGVAVGDINNDNLPDVLLTSNMGENKLFLNKGNMKFEDISQKAGITQKGKWNTGVVMVDINQDGWLDIYICNAGIDKFKNKEGNALFINNKDLTFSEKAREYGLDDKGYTTHAAFFDYDMDGDLDCYILNNSFIPVNTLNYDNNRDLRAEDWPVKDFLKGGGDKLMKNENGKFVDVSKEAGIYGSLIGFGLGVTVGDVNNDNYPDIYISNDFFEKDYLYINQKNGKFSEELEQRIEHTSLASMGADMADINNDGFQEIYVTDMLPRDEMRLKTTTSFDNHYVYKLKYDKGFYNQFMQNSLQLNNQDGTYSEIANYAGVSASDWSWGALMFDADNDTKTDIYVCNGIYHDLIDQDFIDFFANEVNQKMVLSGKKEKFNDIIKQMPSRPIVNKFFHNIGDLKFADEEEKFGFTEPSFSNGAAYVDLDNDGDLDLVVNNVNQECFVYKNKTQESKTSENKNFLKIKLNGNAPNLNAIGSKICVFLPNGEKLVRIINPSRGFQSSTEYMQTIGLGKHTQVDSIKIIWPDRKVFLAKNVKSNQTLTYNQNQAKIEPETKGQLPNTIFAESNLINDFIHKEDSYEDYYSEKNIPQKLSAEGPKVAVGDVNGDKLVDIYICGAKDQAGVLYLQSGGKFVKKQEPDFEKTAFFEDTAAEFFDCDGDGDLDLFVGTGGNQEDPKDNRYLSRLYKNDGKGNFSGDQKAIPYLGTNVSCVAPHDFDGDGDIDLFVGSRSMPLNYGQVPPSFFLVNNGKGYFENLKSDESETKFGLVRAAEWADVDNDNRKELIVVGDWMAPTIISLKGRKIQKITSGLESFPGFYGDVKVADFNGDGKTDLVLGNMSENSFFKGYPLKLWVGDFDKNKINDKVITRNVDGKDKPVFLKRELMEQFPFLKAQNLKHSEFAKRSIQDIFDEKKVLSGIQQTEASEFRSYVAINKGKGQFEMVLLPTQAQLSAVSAISVFDYDHDNKPDIILGGNYYGFIPQFGRLDASRGVVLKNMGQGKFQNVSNIKTGLYLKGEVKNIKTLQINGKTWLLSASNNLKPQFFKLSI; this is encoded by the coding sequence ATGAAAAAATACTTAATACTGTTAATTCTAATACCAGGAGCATTTTTGGGTTGCAAAAAGCAAAATCAGGATGCTCTTTTTGAACTTCTGGATTCCTCCGAAACAGGAATTAACTTCAGTAATGACATCAGGAACTCCGAAAATTTCAATATTTTCAACTATCGCAATTTCTACAATGGTGGCGGTGTAGCTGTGGGAGATATCAACAACGACAACCTGCCCGATGTGCTCCTGACCTCTAACATGGGCGAAAACAAACTTTTCCTTAATAAAGGCAACATGAAATTTGAGGACATCAGTCAAAAGGCCGGGATCACTCAAAAAGGCAAATGGAACACAGGCGTGGTCATGGTTGACATCAACCAGGACGGCTGGCTGGATATTTATATCTGCAATGCCGGAATCGACAAATTTAAAAACAAAGAGGGTAACGCACTGTTTATCAACAACAAAGATTTGACTTTTTCAGAAAAAGCCCGGGAATACGGCCTCGACGATAAAGGTTATACCACTCATGCTGCGTTTTTTGACTATGACATGGATGGCGACCTCGATTGTTATATTCTCAACAATAGCTTTATTCCGGTAAACACCCTCAACTATGACAACAACCGCGACCTTAGAGCCGAGGATTGGCCGGTGAAAGATTTCCTGAAAGGCGGTGGCGATAAACTGATGAAAAATGAAAATGGTAAGTTTGTCGATGTATCAAAAGAAGCCGGTATTTATGGAAGCCTTATCGGTTTTGGTTTGGGTGTAACCGTAGGCGATGTTAACAACGACAATTACCCCGACATCTATATTTCAAACGACTTTTTTGAAAAAGATTATCTGTATATCAACCAGAAAAACGGGAAGTTTTCAGAAGAACTCGAGCAGAGAATTGAGCACACTTCACTGGCATCAATGGGTGCTGATATGGCAGATATCAACAATGACGGCTTTCAGGAAATCTACGTTACAGACATGCTCCCACGGGACGAAATGCGGCTGAAAACCACCACTTCTTTTGACAATCATTATGTGTATAAACTCAAATATGATAAGGGATTCTATAACCAGTTTATGCAAAACAGCCTGCAACTCAATAATCAGGATGGTACATATTCTGAAATCGCCAACTATGCGGGTGTATCGGCAAGTGACTGGAGTTGGGGTGCCCTCATGTTTGATGCCGACAACGACACCAAAACCGATATTTATGTTTGCAACGGTATCTATCATGACCTGATTGATCAGGATTTTATTGATTTTTTTGCCAATGAGGTCAACCAGAAAATGGTGCTTTCGGGGAAAAAAGAGAAATTTAATGACATCATCAAACAAATGCCTTCACGCCCGATTGTCAATAAGTTTTTTCACAATATTGGCGACCTGAAATTTGCTGACGAAGAAGAAAAATTTGGATTTACTGAGCCTTCATTTTCTAATGGTGCCGCCTACGTTGACCTTGACAATGACGGCGATCTCGATTTGGTTGTCAACAATGTAAATCAGGAATGTTTTGTTTACAAAAATAAAACTCAGGAAAGCAAGACTTCTGAGAATAAGAATTTCTTAAAAATTAAACTCAACGGAAATGCTCCCAATCTCAATGCAATAGGCTCTAAAATATGTGTTTTTCTGCCAAATGGTGAAAAGCTGGTAAGGATTATTAACCCTTCCAGAGGTTTTCAGTCAAGTACCGAGTATATGCAGACAATCGGCTTGGGAAAACATACACAGGTAGATTCAATAAAAATTATCTGGCCCGACAGGAAAGTGTTTTTGGCAAAAAATGTAAAATCAAACCAAACTTTAACTTATAACCAAAATCAGGCGAAAATTGAACCTGAAACTAAAGGGCAATTACCCAATACGATTTTTGCAGAAAGTAACCTTATCAATGATTTTATTCATAAAGAAGACTCCTACGAAGATTATTATTCTGAAAAAAATATACCACAAAAACTCAGTGCAGAAGGCCCAAAAGTAGCGGTAGGAGACGTAAATGGCGACAAACTGGTGGATATTTATATTTGCGGAGCCAAAGACCAGGCAGGGGTATTGTATTTGCAATCAGGCGGAAAATTTGTCAAAAAACAAGAACCTGATTTTGAAAAAACAGCCTTCTTTGAAGATACAGCCGCCGAGTTTTTTGATTGTGATGGCGACGGCGACCTCGACCTGTTTGTAGGAACCGGCGGCAATCAGGAAGACCCTAAGGACAATCGCTACCTGAGCAGATTATACAAAAATGATGGAAAAGGGAATTTTTCTGGTGATCAGAAGGCAATTCCCTATTTAGGAACCAACGTTTCCTGTGTTGCTCCCCATGATTTTGATGGAGATGGTGACATTGACCTTTTTGTGGGTAGTCGCTCGATGCCGCTCAATTATGGGCAGGTTCCGCCGAGCTTTTTTCTGGTAAACAACGGAAAAGGATATTTTGAAAATTTAAAAAGTGATGAAAGTGAAACCAAATTTGGATTGGTTAGAGCCGCCGAGTGGGCCGATGTTGATAATGATAACCGCAAAGAATTAATCGTTGTGGGTGACTGGATGGCACCTACTATTATTTCTTTAAAAGGCAGAAAGATACAGAAAATTACCTCCGGACTTGAAAGTTTTCCAGGTTTTTATGGTGACGTGAAAGTTGCGGACTTTAATGGTGACGGCAAAACTGATTTGGTTTTAGGCAATATGTCTGAAAACTCATTCTTTAAAGGATACCCCCTGAAACTTTGGGTAGGAGATTTTGACAAAAATAAAATCAACGACAAGGTCATTACCCGAAATGTAGATGGAAAAGACAAGCCTGTATTTTTGAAAAGAGAACTAATGGAGCAATTTCCATTTCTCAAAGCACAAAACCTTAAACACAGTGAGTTTGCCAAAAGAAGTATTCAGGATATTTTTGATGAGAAAAAAGTGTTGTCTGGAATTCAACAGACAGAGGCTTCGGAGTTCAGGTCGTATGTTGCCATCAACAAAGGCAAGGGGCAATTTGAGATGGTTTTGTTACCTACTCAAGCTCAGTTGAGTGCTGTAAGTGCCATTTCGGTGTTTGATTATGACCATGACAACAAACCCGATATTATTCTGGGAGGAAATTACTATGGGTTTATTCCGCAATTTGGCCGTCTGGATGCCAGCCGTGGTGTGGTTTTAAAAAATATGGGGCAAGGGAAATTCCAGAATGTCTCCAATATAAAAACCGGATTATATCTGAAAGGTGAGGTAAAAAATATCAAAACCCTTCAAATCAACGGTAAAACGTGGTTGCTCAGTGCCAGCAACAATTTGAAACCTCAATTCTTTAAACTCAGTATTTGA
- a CDS encoding VCBS repeat-containing protein, which produces MTRRIIWIVLAWLVFSCNKENSEPVFRLLESKDTGLDFVNKLTPTKDLNIFNYLYYYNGAGSGAGDLNNDGLIDLVFSGNQVDNKLYLNKGNLKFEDITIKSGFSAKKGWSTGVSLVDINQDGLLDIYICRVGDFLGLKGHNLLFVCKNIDKNGLPHYTEESAKYGLNLVGFGTQASFFDYDADGDLDFFLLTHSVHQNNTYNQRSIFLDTFHPLAGDRFFENIDGKYIEKTKEAGIQASAVGYGLGLALGDVNLDGYPDIYVGNDFHENDYLYINQKNKNFKDLSTQSFSNTSRFSMGVDVADLNNDIFPEIFSLDMLPYDSELLKRSDGEDAFYNFKFKLSQGYSVQFARNNLQHNNGDGTFSEVGMFAGVHATDWSWSTLLFDFQNDGLKDIYISNGISKRLNDLDYINFISNTEMQRKLSEGKIDELEKALHDFLPEIKIPNRFYSNNGNLAFSDFTSAIKNARDSYSNGSIYADLDNDGDQDIVTNNIDDAAFLYENLSNEQHSENQTLTIDLKGPEKNKTGVGTKCIVYAGGKTFYQEKFPVHGFMSSMETPLQFGLGTVKKIDSVLVIWPDNHFEKIISAQGKKRISVSYKSNLPVFEYSKLHKENTEYKDISEEINPGIVHQENDFNDFDYQPLLPNMISKEGPALAIGDVNHDGQEDLFLGNAKGKVSEIYLQNKTGKLLRFPQPELENDSLFEDIDAQFADFNHDGHLDLAVLSGGNQFEKNSEYLRPRIYLNDGKGNFKKNPSAFSGISLCGSVLLVKDVNADGHPDLFLGARCVPFAYGEIPKSYLLINDGKGNFQDKTEQLMPGLGLKGMVKSAVWTDINQDKVQELVVAYDWGKVVVFEYKNKKYVARDLTEKSGWWNFVYPMDVNLDGKTDLICGNLGTNSRLKATENEPVKMYVNDYDQNTRLDQILTYYVGGKETIFIDKRELEKQLPSFKKKFLYYKDFAQASLEDLLGVEKIKSATIFEADFMENAVLINKGKGTFDLMPLDGKAQWAPFYAAEKVSDSGDFLMLGNFYDCNIQMGIYDADRGNIYNFSGKKAIKPFVSGGIRGQIKKIKTMTIAGKQVVVVAGNNQALKFYSKK; this is translated from the coding sequence ATGACGAGGCGAATCATTTGGATTGTTTTGGCTTGGTTGGTTTTTTCCTGTAATAAGGAAAACTCAGAGCCCGTTTTCAGGCTTTTGGAAAGCAAGGATACCGGGCTAGATTTTGTCAATAAACTTACCCCCACCAAAGACCTCAATATTTTTAATTATCTGTATTATTACAATGGAGCCGGATCCGGTGCTGGCGATCTCAATAATGATGGCCTCATAGATCTCGTGTTTTCAGGAAATCAGGTGGACAACAAACTCTATCTCAACAAAGGGAATCTGAAATTTGAAGATATAACAATTAAATCAGGTTTTTCTGCCAAAAAAGGTTGGTCCACTGGGGTTTCATTGGTCGATATCAATCAGGATGGCCTTTTAGATATTTACATTTGCAGGGTGGGCGATTTTCTGGGTTTAAAAGGTCATAACCTGCTTTTTGTATGTAAAAATATTGATAAAAATGGCCTTCCACATTATACTGAAGAGTCGGCAAAATATGGTCTGAATTTGGTTGGATTTGGAACTCAGGCCTCGTTTTTTGATTATGATGCCGATGGTGACCTTGATTTTTTTCTGCTGACCCATTCTGTGCATCAAAACAACACCTATAACCAGCGGAGTATATTTCTTGACACTTTTCATCCGCTTGCCGGAGATCGTTTTTTTGAAAATATTGATGGAAAATACATAGAAAAGACCAAAGAAGCCGGAATTCAGGCTTCAGCAGTGGGTTATGGACTGGGCTTGGCTCTCGGCGACGTAAACCTTGATGGCTACCCGGACATTTATGTTGGCAACGATTTTCACGAAAATGATTATTTGTATATCAATCAAAAAAATAAAAACTTCAAAGACCTCTCCACACAGAGTTTTTCTAATACCAGCCGGTTTTCTATGGGTGTGGATGTAGCCGACCTCAACAACGATATTTTTCCGGAAATCTTTTCACTCGATATGCTTCCCTATGACTCTGAGCTTTTGAAACGCTCCGACGGTGAGGATGCTTTTTACAATTTCAAATTCAAACTTTCGCAAGGCTATAGCGTACAATTTGCCAGAAACAACCTTCAGCACAACAACGGTGACGGTACATTTTCAGAAGTAGGGATGTTTGCCGGAGTTCATGCTACCGACTGGTCCTGGTCCACTTTATTGTTTGATTTTCAGAACGATGGCCTTAAAGATATCTATATTTCCAACGGTATCAGCAAGCGGCTCAACGATCTCGATTATATCAATTTTATTTCCAATACCGAGATGCAAAGAAAGCTTTCTGAAGGGAAAATTGATGAACTCGAAAAGGCCTTACATGACTTTTTGCCTGAAATAAAAATCCCGAATCGATTTTATTCCAATAATGGTAATCTGGCATTTAGTGATTTTACTAGTGCTATCAAAAATGCCCGGGATTCTTATTCCAATGGCTCAATCTATGCCGACCTCGACAATGACGGCGACCAGGATATTGTAACCAACAATATTGATGATGCCGCATTTTTGTATGAAAATCTTAGCAATGAACAACATTCCGAAAATCAAACGCTGACGATAGACCTTAAAGGCCCTGAAAAAAACAAAACCGGAGTGGGAACCAAATGCATAGTTTATGCCGGAGGTAAAACTTTTTATCAGGAAAAATTTCCCGTTCATGGCTTTATGTCGTCAATGGAAACACCTCTCCAATTTGGATTGGGTACGGTTAAAAAAATAGATTCTGTTTTGGTAATTTGGCCAGATAATCATTTCGAAAAAATCATTTCGGCTCAAGGCAAAAAACGCATTTCGGTAAGTTATAAATCCAATTTGCCGGTATTTGAATATTCAAAGTTACATAAGGAAAATACTGAATATAAGGATATTAGTGAAGAGATTAATCCTGGAATAGTACACCAGGAAAACGATTTCAATGATTTTGATTATCAGCCACTTTTGCCCAATATGATTTCTAAAGAAGGTCCTGCTTTGGCCATTGGAGATGTAAATCATGACGGACAGGAAGACTTATTTTTGGGCAATGCCAAAGGAAAAGTGTCTGAAATTTACTTACAAAATAAAACCGGCAAACTTCTTCGGTTTCCGCAACCTGAGCTCGAAAACGACAGCCTTTTTGAAGATATCGATGCCCAATTTGCCGATTTTAACCATGACGGCCACCTCGATTTAGCCGTACTTTCAGGAGGAAATCAGTTTGAAAAAAATTCAGAGTATCTCAGACCAAGAATTTATCTCAATGACGGAAAAGGCAATTTCAAAAAGAATCCTTCGGCATTCTCCGGAATCTCACTTTGCGGTTCGGTTTTGCTGGTCAAAGATGTCAATGCTGACGGCCATCCTGACCTGTTTCTGGGTGCCCGCTGTGTGCCATTCGCCTATGGAGAAATCCCGAAATCCTACCTCTTGATTAATGACGGCAAAGGCAATTTTCAGGATAAAACCGAACAATTAATGCCCGGCCTCGGGTTGAAAGGCATGGTTAAATCTGCCGTTTGGACCGATATCAATCAGGATAAAGTCCAAGAGCTCGTAGTAGCCTATGACTGGGGCAAAGTGGTGGTTTTTGAATATAAAAACAAAAAATATGTGGCTCGTGACCTCACCGAAAAGTCGGGTTGGTGGAATTTCGTGTATCCCATGGATGTGAACCTAGATGGCAAAACAGACCTGATATGTGGAAATCTGGGGACCAACAGCCGTCTAAAAGCTACTGAAAATGAGCCGGTTAAAATGTATGTCAACGACTATGACCAAAACACACGGTTGGATCAGATCCTCACTTATTATGTCGGTGGAAAAGAGACTATCTTTATCGATAAGCGGGAGTTGGAGAAGCAACTTCCGTCTTTCAAGAAGAAATTTTTATACTACAAGGATTTCGCCCAAGCCAGCTTAGAAGACTTATTGGGTGTCGAAAAAATAAAAAGTGCCACTATTTTTGAAGCTGATTTTATGGAAAATGCTGTCTTGATTAATAAAGGCAAGGGTACATTTGATCTGATGCCACTAGATGGCAAAGCCCAATGGGCACCATTTTATGCAGCTGAGAAAGTTTCAGATAGTGGAGACTTCCTCATGCTTGGCAATTTTTATGATTGCAATATCCAAATGGGTATTTATGATGCCGACCGCGGCAATATTTATAATTTTTCAGGCAAAAAAGCTATCAAACCCTTTGTTTCTGGTGGGATAAGAGGCCAAATCAAAAAAATTAAAACTATGACCATTGCCGGAAAACAGGTCGTCGTTGTAGCTGGCAATAATCAGGCTTTGAAATTTTATAGTAAGAAATAA
- a CDS encoding alpha-galactosidase, which yields MKILKLLITFIFLGCSVVFGQKTVLIETKDFAQVFEVDPDQKLKSIHFGSKLINESDYSAVSNSYNYFDNNAGIFNNIYTPSGTSNLVEPAISIIHSDGNTSTELLYNTHKVEKLSENVRQTVISLIDPVYNTIVKLYFKAYFDQNVVEQWAEITNGEKSSIRLSKYASANLYFHNQEYFLKHFHGGWGKEMKPEETRLTAGIKTLDSKLGTRANLFQPPSFQLSFEKPATETSGKVLLANLAWSGNFKIDFEKDAYENLRLIAGINPHASEYQLAANQTFKCPSLIYTYSENGIGEASRNLHSWARKFRILDGEGSRLTLLNNWEATYFDFDENKLTELFKGAKKLGVDMFLLDDGWFGNKYPRNADTAGLGDWQENRKKLPNGIGYLVKEATKAGVKFGIWVEPEMVNPKSELYEKHKDWVIRQDSRPEHYFRNQLVLDLTNPEVQEFVFGILDNLFSKNPELAFVKWDCNAVIFNAHSEYLEKNKIPQTQLYVDYVKGLYSVLEKLRAKYPKLPMMLCSGGGGRVDYEALKYFTEFWLSDNTDPLERVFIQWESSMFYPAVSSCNHITDWSKVGLKYRTDVAMMGKMGYDIVVDHLSANELLFSQEALKKYDELKPVIWKGNLYRLLNPWESPVASLFYSNPGKSKAVMFNYLVSNRFDINYTVRPIKLQGLDPKKNYTIKEINLFPGTKSGMEDSKVYTGDFLMKIGINPNITLSRTSVVLEISEK from the coding sequence ATGAAAATCCTTAAATTACTAATCACTTTTATATTCCTTGGATGTTCGGTCGTATTTGGACAGAAGACTGTTTTAATTGAAACTAAGGATTTTGCCCAGGTTTTTGAAGTAGATCCTGACCAAAAGCTAAAAAGCATTCATTTTGGTTCAAAACTTATCAATGAGTCTGATTATTCGGCTGTTTCAAATAGTTACAATTATTTTGATAACAATGCCGGAATCTTCAACAATATTTATACTCCGTCCGGTACTTCAAATTTGGTTGAGCCCGCTATTTCAATTATTCATTCTGATGGAAACACTTCCACGGAATTGCTCTACAATACGCATAAAGTTGAGAAACTAAGTGAAAATGTTAGACAAACCGTCATCTCGTTGATTGATCCGGTTTACAATACGATAGTTAAACTTTATTTTAAAGCCTATTTTGATCAAAATGTTGTGGAGCAATGGGCCGAAATTACAAATGGTGAAAAGTCTTCAATCAGGCTTTCAAAATATGCATCAGCAAATTTATATTTTCACAATCAGGAATATTTTCTAAAACACTTTCATGGAGGCTGGGGCAAGGAAATGAAACCCGAAGAAACCCGTTTAACAGCAGGAATAAAGACACTGGACTCAAAACTTGGTACACGTGCAAACCTCTTTCAACCTCCCAGTTTTCAGCTTTCTTTTGAAAAACCTGCTACCGAAACTTCCGGAAAAGTTTTGCTGGCCAATTTGGCATGGTCGGGTAATTTTAAAATTGATTTTGAAAAAGACGCTTACGAAAACCTGCGGTTAATTGCCGGAATTAATCCTCATGCCTCTGAATATCAGCTTGCTGCCAATCAGACATTTAAATGCCCTTCTTTGATTTATACTTATTCGGAAAACGGCATTGGAGAGGCCAGTCGGAATTTACATAGCTGGGCCAGAAAATTCAGAATTCTTGATGGTGAAGGTTCCAGGCTTACACTTCTCAATAACTGGGAGGCAACCTATTTCGATTTTGATGAAAACAAGCTCACTGAACTTTTTAAAGGTGCCAAAAAACTTGGAGTAGATATGTTTTTGCTGGATGATGGGTGGTTTGGCAACAAATATCCCAGAAATGCCGACACCGCCGGTCTTGGAGATTGGCAGGAAAACAGAAAGAAATTGCCCAATGGAATTGGTTATTTGGTGAAAGAAGCAACTAAAGCAGGGGTGAAATTTGGAATTTGGGTAGAGCCAGAAATGGTAAATCCCAAAAGTGAACTTTATGAAAAACACAAAGATTGGGTAATAAGGCAAGACAGCAGGCCTGAGCATTATTTCAGAAATCAACTCGTGCTCGACCTTACTAACCCCGAAGTTCAGGAATTTGTTTTTGGAATTTTAGACAATCTTTTCTCCAAAAATCCTGAATTGGCTTTTGTTAAATGGGACTGTAATGCAGTCATTTTTAATGCCCACTCTGAATATCTGGAAAAAAATAAGATTCCTCAAACCCAGCTCTATGTTGACTACGTAAAAGGATTGTATTCGGTTCTGGAAAAATTAAGAGCTAAATATCCCAAATTACCCATGATGCTATGCTCCGGTGGTGGAGGAAGGGTTGATTATGAGGCTCTTAAGTACTTTACAGAATTTTGGCTTAGCGATAATACCGACCCTTTGGAGAGAGTTTTCATTCAATGGGAAAGCTCAATGTTCTATCCGGCGGTTTCCAGTTGTAATCACATCACTGATTGGAGTAAGGTAGGTTTAAAATACCGCACCGACGTAGCCATGATGGGCAAAATGGGCTATGACATTGTTGTGGATCATCTTAGTGCCAATGAGTTGCTGTTTAGTCAGGAAGCCCTTAAAAAATATGATGAGCTAAAGCCGGTTATCTGGAAAGGAAATTTGTACCGATTACTTAATCCCTGGGAAAGTCCGGTTGCTTCTTTGTTTTATTCCAATCCCGGAAAATCAAAAGCCGTAATGTTTAATTATTTGGTTTCCAATAGGTTTGATATTAATTATACTGTTCGTCCAATAAAACTACAAGGACTAGACCCCAAAAAGAACTATACCATAAAAGAGATAAATCTTTTTCCAGGGACAAAATCAGGGATGGAAGATAGCAAAGTATATACGGGTGATTTCCTGATGAAAATTGGAATAAATCCCAACATTACCCTTTCCAGAACAAGTGTTGTTTTAGAAATATCGGAGAAATGA